In Streptomyces sp. DG2A-72, one genomic interval encodes:
- a CDS encoding response regulator, with the protein MGKTRTRWPVRTYSRVVPGASGRVLVVDDNKVIRQLIRVNLELEGIEVVTAADGAECLDVIHQVRPDVVTLDVVMPRLDGLRTAARLRADPRTRDLPLAIVSACTQHEVDGGLDIGVDAFLAKPFEPAELVALVRQLIERKRSGRAQGEGGPLFGNVLGMGETERAGRAGG; encoded by the coding sequence CGGACCTACTCTCGAGTTGTGCCAGGCGCATCGGGCCGGGTGCTTGTTGTCGACGACAACAAGGTCATCCGGCAGCTGATCAGGGTCAATCTCGAGCTGGAGGGCATCGAGGTCGTGACCGCGGCCGACGGTGCCGAGTGTCTGGATGTCATTCATCAGGTGCGGCCCGATGTGGTCACCCTGGATGTCGTCATGCCGCGACTCGACGGGCTGCGGACCGCTGCCCGGCTGCGTGCCGATCCGCGGACCCGTGATCTGCCGCTGGCCATCGTCAGCGCCTGTACACAGCACGAGGTCGACGGCGGCCTCGACATCGGCGTCGACGCCTTCCTCGCCAAACCCTTCGAACCCGCCGAACTCGTAGCGCTCGTACGTCAGTTGATCGAGCGGAAGCGGAGCGGGCGAGCGCAGGGGGAGGGCGGGCCCCTGTTCGGGAACGTCCTCGGTATGGGGGAGACCGAGCGGGCCGGGCGGGCCGGCGGCTGA
- the nrtL gene encoding ArgS-related anticodon-binding protein NrtL: protein MTPVELSRTVLRAVRRAVDEGELSVTVPERAVVTAPGAGGCGDYATNIALQLARPAGQPPLRVAEILRPYLIDTAAVSDVVVTGPGFLNISLRSAAPVALVEEILRRGQRYGHAEGPDHQPLLPLHAPHEVRAVVVMDATARILRSQGAVVRTGCEARPEPEWSDILDVRVDGVGSPGSPACFVRPVPAPADPLPLGPDAARWALLHPAAHDRPRITDEHLVQREGNPLFRVRYAHARTRALSRNAADLGFSAEPGPTPDVTRLLSTLADHPRILAAAAEDRAPDRLARHLVTVADAVLALVPTVLPIGEEKPSAAHRARLALAEAAGAVLAGGLSLLGIDAPDHL, encoded by the coding sequence GTGACCCCCGTCGAGCTCTCCCGCACCGTGCTGCGCGCAGTGCGTCGTGCTGTCGATGAGGGGGAACTGAGCGTGACCGTGCCGGAGCGGGCTGTCGTGACGGCTCCCGGTGCCGGTGGCTGTGGTGACTACGCCACCAACATCGCCCTTCAGCTCGCCCGCCCGGCCGGGCAGCCGCCGCTGCGGGTCGCCGAGATCCTTCGGCCGTACCTCATCGATACGGCCGCCGTCTCCGATGTCGTCGTCACCGGGCCCGGGTTCCTCAACATCAGCCTGCGCAGTGCCGCGCCCGTGGCCCTCGTCGAGGAGATCCTGCGGCGCGGGCAGCGTTATGGGCACGCCGAGGGGCCTGACCATCAGCCACTCCTGCCGCTGCACGCCCCGCACGAGGTCCGTGCCGTCGTCGTCATGGACGCCACCGCCCGCATCCTCCGTTCGCAGGGTGCCGTCGTCCGCACCGGCTGCGAGGCCCGCCCCGAGCCCGAGTGGAGCGACATCCTCGACGTACGCGTCGACGGCGTGGGCAGCCCCGGGTCACCGGCCTGCTTCGTGCGCCCGGTCCCCGCCCCCGCCGACCCCCTCCCCCTCGGCCCCGACGCCGCCCGCTGGGCGCTGCTGCACCCCGCCGCCCACGACCGGCCCCGGATCACCGACGAGCATCTGGTCCAGCGCGAGGGCAACCCCCTCTTCCGCGTCCGTTACGCGCACGCCCGCACCCGGGCGCTCAGCCGCAACGCCGCCGACCTCGGGTTCAGCGCCGAACCCGGGCCGACCCCCGACGTCACCCGCCTTCTCAGTACGCTCGCGGACCACCCCCGCATCCTCGCCGCAGCCGCCGAGGACCGCGCCCCCGACCGTCTCGCCCGGCACCTCGTCACCGTCGCCGATGCTGTCCTCGCCCTTGTGCCCACCGTGCTGCCGATCGGTGAGGAGAAACCCTCGGCCGCCCACCGTGCCCGGCTCGCGCTCGCCGAAGCCGCCGGGGCGGTGCTGGCCGGCGGCCTGTCCCTGCTCGGTATCGACGCACCCGACCACCTCTGA
- the lysA gene encoding diaminopimelate decarboxylase gives MSRSAHPAGPRHADVLPEGHYTAPPTDLNALDSKVWAQTVGRNVEGTVTVGGIDVKTLAEQHGTPAYILDEADFRARARAWRTAFGHDADVFYAGKAFLSRAVVRWLHEEGLNLDVCSGGELATALSAGMPADRIAFHGNNKSTDEIHRAIEAGVGRIVLDSFQEIVRVAHIAQELGKRQRVQIRITVGVEAHTHEFIATAHEDQKFGIPLAGGQAAEAVRRALQLDGLELIGIHSHIGSQIFDMSGFEVAAHRVVGLLKDIRDEHDVELPEIDLGGGLGIAYTSDDDPREPHEIAKALTEIVTRECEAARLSTPRISVEPGRAIVGPTAFTLYEVGTVKPLDGLRTYVSVDGGMSDNIRTALYDAEYSVALVSRTSDAEPMLARVVGKHCESGDIVVKDAFLPSDLAPGDLIAVPATGAYCRSMASNYNHVLRPPVVAVQDGEARVIVRRETEEDLLRLDVG, from the coding sequence ATGAGCCGTTCCGCACACCCCGCCGGGCCCCGTCACGCCGACGTCCTTCCCGAGGGCCACTACACCGCGCCGCCCACCGACCTCAACGCCCTCGACTCCAAGGTGTGGGCACAGACCGTCGGACGTAACGTCGAAGGCACAGTCACCGTCGGCGGCATCGACGTGAAGACCCTCGCCGAACAGCACGGCACCCCCGCCTACATCCTCGACGAGGCCGACTTCCGTGCACGCGCGCGTGCCTGGCGTACCGCCTTCGGCCATGACGCCGACGTCTTCTACGCCGGTAAGGCCTTCCTCTCCCGGGCCGTCGTGCGCTGGCTGCACGAGGAGGGGCTCAACCTCGACGTCTGCTCCGGCGGTGAGCTCGCCACGGCCCTCTCCGCCGGCATGCCCGCCGACCGCATCGCCTTCCACGGCAACAACAAGTCCACGGACGAGATCCACCGGGCCATCGAGGCAGGCGTCGGCCGTATCGTCCTCGACTCCTTCCAGGAGATCGTCCGCGTCGCCCACATCGCGCAGGAACTCGGCAAGCGGCAGCGCGTGCAGATCCGTATCACCGTCGGCGTGGAAGCGCACACGCACGAGTTCATCGCTACGGCCCATGAAGACCAGAAGTTCGGGATTCCGCTCGCCGGGGGACAGGCAGCCGAGGCCGTACGGCGTGCCCTTCAGCTCGACGGGCTCGAACTCATCGGGATTCACTCGCACATCGGGTCGCAGATCTTCGACATGTCCGGCTTCGAGGTCGCCGCCCACCGGGTGGTGGGTCTGCTGAAGGACATCCGTGACGAGCACGACGTCGAGCTGCCCGAGATCGATCTCGGGGGTGGGCTCGGCATCGCGTACACGAGTGACGACGATCCGCGCGAACCGCACGAGATCGCCAAGGCGCTGACCGAGATCGTCACCCGTGAGTGCGAGGCCGCCCGCCTCAGCACCCCCCGTATCTCCGTCGAGCCCGGGCGGGCCATCGTCGGGCCCACCGCCTTCACGCTGTACGAAGTCGGCACCGTCAAGCCCCTGGACGGGCTGCGTACGTACGTCTCCGTCGACGGCGGTATGTCCGACAACATCCGCACGGCCCTGTACGACGCGGAGTACAGCGTCGCCCTGGTCTCCCGCACGAGCGACGCCGAGCCCATGCTCGCCCGCGTCGTCGGCAAGCACTGCGAGAGCGGCGACATCGTCGTGAAGGACGCGTTCCTGCCGTCCGACCTGGCACCGGGTGACCTGATCGCGGTCCCCGCCACCGGCGCGTACTGCCGTTCCATGGCCAGCAACTACAACCACGTGCTCCGCCCGCCGGTCGTCGCCGTGCAGGACGGCGAGGCCCGGGTGATCGTCCGCCGGGAGACGGAGGAGGACCTCCTGCGTCTCGACGTCGGCTGA
- a CDS encoding homoserine dehydrogenase: MMRTRPLKVALLGCGVVGSEVARIMTTHADDLAARIGAPVELAGVAVRRPSKVREGIPAELITTDATALVKRGDIDVVVEVIGGIEPARSLITTAFEHGASVVSANKALLAQDGADLHAAAEASNKDLYYEAAVAGAIPLIRPLRESLAGDKVNRVLGIVNGTTNFILDKMDSTGAGYQEALDEATALGYAEADPTADVEGFDAAAKAAILAGIAFHTRVRLDDVYREGMTEVTATDFAAAKQIGCTIKLLAICERAADGGSVTARVHPAMIPLTHPLASVRGAYNAVFVESDAAGQLMFYGPGAGGSPTASAVLGDLVAVCRNRINGATGPGESAYAALPVSSMGEVVTRYHISLDVADKPGVLAQVATVFAEHGVSIDTVRQQGKDGEASLVVVTHRASDAALGGTVEALRKLDTVRGVASIMRVEGE; encoded by the coding sequence ATGATGCGTACGCGTCCGCTGAAGGTGGCGCTGCTGGGCTGTGGAGTGGTCGGCTCAGAGGTGGCGCGCATCATGACGACGCACGCCGACGACCTCGCCGCCCGCATCGGAGCCCCGGTGGAGCTGGCGGGAGTCGCTGTACGGCGGCCCTCCAAGGTCCGTGAAGGGATTCCCGCCGAGCTGATCACCACCGACGCCACCGCCCTCGTCAAACGCGGCGACATTGATGTCGTCGTCGAGGTGATCGGCGGGATCGAGCCCGCCCGGAGCCTCATCACCACCGCCTTCGAGCACGGCGCCTCCGTCGTCTCCGCCAACAAGGCCCTCCTCGCCCAGGACGGCGCCGATCTGCACGCCGCGGCGGAGGCGAGCAACAAGGACCTCTACTACGAGGCCGCCGTCGCCGGCGCCATCCCCCTGATCCGCCCGCTGCGCGAGTCCCTCGCCGGCGACAAGGTCAACCGGGTGCTCGGGATCGTCAACGGCACGACCAACTTCATCCTCGACAAGATGGACTCCACGGGGGCCGGCTATCAGGAGGCCCTCGACGAGGCCACCGCCCTGGGATACGCCGAGGCTGACCCGACCGCCGACGTCGAGGGCTTCGACGCCGCCGCCAAGGCCGCCATCCTCGCCGGAATCGCCTTCCACACGCGCGTGCGCCTCGACGACGTCTACCGCGAGGGCATGACCGAGGTCACCGCCACCGACTTCGCCGCCGCCAAGCAGATCGGCTGCACCATCAAGCTGCTCGCCATCTGCGAGCGGGCCGCGGACGGCGGCTCGGTCACCGCGCGCGTTCACCCCGCGATGATCCCGCTCACCCACCCGCTCGCCTCCGTGCGCGGCGCGTACAACGCCGTGTTCGTCGAGTCGGACGCCGCCGGGCAGTTGATGTTCTACGGCCCCGGCGCCGGCGGCTCCCCGACCGCCTCCGCCGTCCTCGGCGACCTCGTCGCCGTCTGCCGCAACCGGATCAACGGCGCCACCGGGCCCGGCGAGTCGGCGTACGCCGCACTGCCCGTGTCGTCCATGGGCGAGGTCGTCACGCGCTACCACATCAGCCTCGACGTCGCCGACAAACCGGGTGTTCTCGCCCAGGTGGCCACCGTGTTCGCCGAGCACGGTGTCTCGATCGATACGGTTCGGCAGCAGGGGAAGGACGGCGAGGCCTCTCTCGTCGTCGTCACCCATCGTGCGTCCGACGCGGCCCTCGGCGGAACCGTCGAGGCGTTGCGCAAGCTCGACACCGTGCGGGGTGTCGCCAGCATCATGCGGGTTGAAGGAGAGTAA
- the thrC gene encoding threonine synthase: MTHQWRGIIEEYRDRLPVSDTTPVVTLREGGTPLVPAQVLSERTGCEVHLKVEGANPTGSFKDRGMTMAISKAKEEGAKAVICASTGNTSASAAAYAVRAGMVSAVLVPQGKIALGKMGQALVHGAKILQVDGNFDDCLTLARALSENYPVALVNSVNPVRIEGQKTAAFEIVDMLGDAPDIHVLPVGNAGNITAYWKGYREYAADGVSKQTPRMWGFQASGSAPIVRGEIVKDPSTIATAIRIGNPASWQYALAARDESGGFIDEVTDREILRAYRLLAAQEGVFVEPASAASVAGLLKAAEQGKVDPGQTIVCTVTGNGLKDPDWAVAGAPQPVTVPVDAATAAERLGLA, encoded by the coding sequence ATGACCCACCAGTGGCGCGGCATCATCGAGGAGTACCGGGACCGCCTCCCGGTGTCCGACACCACGCCGGTCGTGACGCTCCGCGAGGGCGGCACCCCCCTCGTGCCCGCGCAGGTGCTCTCCGAGCGCACCGGCTGCGAGGTCCACCTCAAGGTGGAGGGCGCGAACCCCACCGGGTCCTTCAAGGACCGCGGTATGACCATGGCCATCAGCAAGGCCAAGGAGGAGGGCGCGAAGGCCGTCATCTGCGCCTCCACGGGCAATACGTCCGCCTCCGCGGCCGCGTACGCCGTACGGGCGGGGATGGTTTCGGCCGTTCTTGTGCCGCAGGGCAAGATCGCGCTCGGCAAGATGGGCCAGGCGCTCGTCCACGGCGCGAAGATCCTCCAGGTCGACGGCAACTTCGACGACTGCTTGACGCTCGCTCGAGCCCTGAGCGAGAACTACCCGGTGGCGCTGGTCAATTCGGTCAACCCGGTACGGATCGAGGGGCAGAAGACGGCCGCGTTCGAGATTGTGGACATGCTGGGCGACGCCCCTGATATTCACGTCCTCCCAGTGGGCAACGCGGGCAACATCACCGCGTACTGGAAGGGCTACAGGGAGTACGCGGCCGACGGTGTCTCGAAGCAGACCCCGCGCATGTGGGGTTTCCAGGCCTCCGGGTCCGCGCCCATCGTGCGCGGCGAGATCGTCAAGGACCCCTCGACCATCGCCACCGCGATCCGTATCGGCAACCCCGCGTCCTGGCAGTACGCCCTGGCCGCGCGGGACGAGTCGGGCGGGTTCATCGACGAGGTGACGGACCGTGAAATCCTGCGCGCCTACCGGCTGTTGGCAGCTCAGGAGGGCGTTTTCGTCGAGCCCGCCTCGGCCGCGTCCGTGGCCGGCCTGCTGAAGGCGGCCGAGCAGGGCAAGGTCGACCCGGGGCAGACGATCGTCTGCACGGTCACCGGCAACGGCCTGAAGGACCCCGACTGGGCCGTCGCCGGCGCCCCGCAGCCCGTCACCGTCCCGGTCGACGCGGCGACGGCGGCCGAGCGTCTCGGTCTCGCCTGA